A region of the Desulfobacter postgatei 2ac9 genome:
ATTGCATTTTGCGGTGCTCTTGCCATCTCAGCCACTATACTGCCGGGTGTCAGCGGTTCTTTGGTATTGATTTTAATGGGAACCTATTTTGATGTTATTTCGGCTATTTCTGAATTAAAGTCCTTTCATTGGGAGACATTTGTCTTTCTGGGAATATTCGGCCTGGGGGTTATCTTCGGCGGCCTTATGTTTGCCCGGCTGGTCAGTTTTGTCCTTTATCGTTGCTATAATGCCACCATGGCCTTTTTAGGCGGGCTGATGGTAGGCTCCCTTTATGCTTTGTGGCCCTTTAAAGAGACCGTGTTGATGGCGCAGCAGTATGTGAAACAGGCAGGGGAAATCATCTGCCTTGACAATGTGGCAGTCCAGACCAATATCAATGTTCTTCCAACCAAAGATGATCCGGTGATCGCAGCGTTTGTTTTTTTTGTGCTTGGCGGCATTATCATGATGCTTTTTGTCAGAAAAGAGGCCGGATAACTAGGTCAGTGGACAAATCACCCTTATGTTGAAAATTCCATCCATTGTCCTGGAAAATTGATCCATGATGACCCACGATGATTTTTTAAAAATAGAAAAACAGTTTTATGCGTATACCACCCCTTTTGTCGACAGGGCTGAAGACGCCTATCCATTTGTACTCAAACAGGAACACACTGCCCGGGTCTGCAAGGCCATGAGAATGCTTTGCGCATCACTTGATCTTGACGGGCCGAAAACGGCCCGTGCTTGTGCTGCCGCCATGGTTCATGATATGGGCAGATTTCCCCAGTTTGCCGTCTTTCACACCTATGCGGATGCCCGTTCCAAAAACCATGCAGCATTAGGGTGCCGGGAAATAGTGCGAAGCAACATTCTTTCCCATTTGTCCGTTACCGACAGGCAGCTGATTTTGCGGGCAGTGGCCCTGCATAACCGCCCCCGTCTTTCCGGAAAGCTCGGGAGCGATTTAAGTCTTCTGGCCCGTCTGCTCAGGGATGCGGACAAAATGGATATTTATAAAGTAATGAAAGACCATTATCTGAATCCGGATTCAAGTCACGGTTTTATTACCTATGATTTGCACGATGACGGCAAAATACCGACAACAGCTGCCCAACTCCTTCTTGAAACCCGGCAGAACGATTTAAGCTGTGTAAACACCCTCAATGCCATGAGGGTGTTTCAGGCCGGAATGGTTTATGATCTAAATTTCTCCGCTGCAGCTGCCGCTATCCTGGATATGGAAGTCATTCCTGTCCTGTTGGGCGGTATTCCTCCATCAGAACTCATTACCCGGCTGGAGCAGACTCTTTTGGATCATCTGAAATCTCTTGCCACACAAAAGTAATGGCTATCCGGTAAGCAGACCGGTTAACTCCTTTTGGCTGAACCGGTAGACGGAATTACAGTGATGGCATCGAAGCTCCAATGGAAAAGGACCGTTTGCCAGGATATCGGTACACTCTTTTTTGGGTAGGTTCTTTAGGTAACCGCCCATCCGTTCCTTTGTGCACGGGCAGTAAAATTCTACTCGGGAACTGTCCAGAAACCGCGGTGACAGATCGGCAAAGCCGGTTTCAATAATGGATTCCGGTGTTTGATTCTGGGCAAAGCAATTGCCTAAAGCATTGATATTTCGGATCAAGTTTTCGGCCCGGGCAACGTTGTCTGGTTGGGCACCCGGCAGTGCCTGGAGAAATATACCGCCTGCACCCGTAACGTTTTCATTTTCATCAAAAGCCACGCTCAGGATGAAGCCGGAAGGAATCTGTTCCGAGGTCAGAAAGTATTCAGCCAGATCTTCGGCAATGGCGCCGTGAACCAGGGCAATCTGGCCGGTATAGGGTCGGTTTGTATCTTCTATGTACCGGGTTACCGACAAAAAACCTGCCCCGTAAAGGGTGGACAGCCATTTTATTTTTTCCGGATTTTTTATTTCAATGGGGTTGGCTTTTAAATATCCGCGGATCTCTCCAAAAGCGTTGCCCTCCACATCAAGGCCCTTTATGGGACCGGAGCATTGGATCTTCATTGCAATCCGGTCCCGGCCTTTCAGTGGTGCGCTCATCAGGGCCACGGCAATGTAAGCCTGACCCAGAACCAGGGTTTCCAAAGGACCCAGATCATGATTGGCCTGCATCTCTTTGACCATCCGGGTTCCATGTACCACCACCCCTTTGATCTGATCATCCGCCATTAAAAAACGGTAGAGCCGTTCTTTGGCCGAGGCCTGGAACTGGGCTTTTACATCATGCTGAAATATATCTTTTTTTATCATCTTCTAATTCCCCAAAGTAATCATGCCGTGTTATTATAAGACCTGTTTGGTAAATGTAAACCATTAGGCTTTACATAGGATTTGAATCCCCGTATGATAATTTTTACACGTTCTGTAATAAAAATTGTCCGCTCCAGAGAATATTATGAGAAAATTGTCAGGTGTTATAGGCATTATTGTTGTGTTGGTATTTCCGGGTATGATCATGGCTCAGGCCGGTCTAACCATTGCTTATCCTGATTTTTACCCCTTTTTTACCCGGAAAGATAACGGCGAAATGGCCGGTTTCTTTTACGAAATTATTTCAGAGGCTCTGGATAAGCGCATGGGCGTGACCGTACACTGGCGGCAGATGCCCTGGAAGCGATGCCAGGAGGAGGTACGAGCCGGCAGATACGATGCAATGATAACCGTTCCCACGCCGGAACGATCTACCTATTGCCTGACCCATCAAGATCCTTTGTATCTTAAAAAAATGGTCCTGTTCACCTATGCGGGACATCCGGATCTGGACCGTATCCGGACCATCGAATCTGTCCGGGATATCAAGGCTATGGGATACAGCGTGGTAACCTACAGCGGCAACGGGTGGCATGATGAACACATCTCAAGCCTGGGTATTCCCTCCTGGGAAACCAGCGAAGTCCACAATGTCTGGAAAATGCTGGCCGCCGGGAGGGGGGATTTGGCAATTGAATGGCCGGCGGGAGCCCGGCTGGGCATGGAAAAAGCCGGGGTTAGGGACAAAATTATTGACACCGGCATTGCTCTTCAATCAATGCCCTTTCATCTCATGATCCATAATGGGTCGGGGTATACTCGTATCCTTAACCAGTTTAACCGGACCATAAACGATATGGCCGATGACGGCACAATGACAGGTATACTTGGGGCCTACGGCATAACCT
Encoded here:
- a CDS encoding Hsp33 family molecular chaperone HslO; this encodes MIKKDIFQHDVKAQFQASAKERLYRFLMADDQIKGVVVHGTRMVKEMQANHDLGPLETLVLGQAYIAVALMSAPLKGRDRIAMKIQCSGPIKGLDVEGNAFGEIRGYLKANPIEIKNPEKIKWLSTLYGAGFLSVTRYIEDTNRPYTGQIALVHGAIAEDLAEYFLTSEQIPSGFILSVAFDENENVTGAGGIFLQALPGAQPDNVARAENLIRNINALGNCFAQNQTPESIIETGFADLSPRFLDSSRVEFYCPCTKERMGGYLKNLPKKECTDILANGPFPLELRCHHCNSVYRFSQKELTGLLTG
- a CDS encoding HD domain-containing protein, which encodes MMTHDDFLKIEKQFYAYTTPFVDRAEDAYPFVLKQEHTARVCKAMRMLCASLDLDGPKTARACAAAMVHDMGRFPQFAVFHTYADARSKNHAALGCREIVRSNILSHLSVTDRQLILRAVALHNRPRLSGKLGSDLSLLARLLRDADKMDIYKVMKDHYLNPDSSHGFITYDLHDDGKIPTTAAQLLLETRQNDLSCVNTLNAMRVFQAGMVYDLNFSAAAAAILDMEVIPVLLGGIPPSELITRLEQTLLDHLKSLATQK
- a CDS encoding substrate-binding periplasmic protein — translated: MRKLSGVIGIIVVLVFPGMIMAQAGLTIAYPDFYPFFTRKDNGEMAGFFYEIISEALDKRMGVTVHWRQMPWKRCQEEVRAGRYDAMITVPTPERSTYCLTHQDPLYLKKMVLFTYAGHPDLDRIRTIESVRDIKAMGYSVVTYSGNGWHDEHISSLGIPSWETSEVHNVWKMLAAGRGDLAIEWPAGARLGMEKAGVRDKIIDTGIALQSMPFHLMIHNGSGYTRILNQFNRTINDMADDGTMTGILGAYGITSF